The genomic DNA AGCATGGGCTTCGGTATGTGCCAGTTACAGTAAATATTCAAAGCATACACAATAGTTCTAATCGCACTTAATCGCAAGTAATCGCTTACAATGGCACCCTTCGTGGGAATTGTGAAACCAATTAAACTAGTTTATTATGCCATTACGCTATGCATTATTTGAAAACCACCTAACGTCCGAGTCAGACGACTTTATGGCTGTGGTGCAATTCTACGAGTCAAAGACTCAGGACGATGTGATTAACCTGATGATAAGCCGTGGTTCAACCGTAACAAGGGCTGAGGCTTTATCGGTTATGGAGGAGTATGGCCTAGCCACCGAGCAGCTGCTCAAGGAGGGCTACGGCATTAATACTCCACTCTTCAACCTAAGCCCATCTATTCAGGGTGTATTTAACGGTAGCGATGATAGCTTCGACCGCAGTCGGCATACCGTTAGAGTGAATATTACTCCTGGCCTACGAATTAAGGGTGTTGTGGGTAGCATATCGGTTGAGAAGGTAAAGGGTGCCACTCCTAAACCCGATCCCGAATATCTTGATGATAAGGGCTCGGGTACACGCAATGATATCCTTACTCCAGGAAACATTGCTGTGTTGAAGGGTTCGCGCCTTAAATACGACGAGGCCGATCCAAAACAGGGTATCTTCTTTATTGCCAGTAACGGAACCGAAACCAGAGTGACCACTGTTTCGCGCAACAAGCCGGCTGAAATCGATTTCCTTATTCCTACGCTTCCCCAAGGGGAGTATAGCGTTGAGGTGCGGGTGTTATTTAAGAACACTAAAGAGTTGAGAATTGGCTGGATTAACAGTAACCTAACTGTTAAATAATAGTTGTCCGCATGGTGGTTCCTAAACCACCATGCGGCTTTTTTTAAAAAGAAAGGCGGCATAAGGCTCGATAGTATGGCGGCATAAGGCTCGATAGTATGGCGACGTAAGGCTCGATAGTATGGCGACGTAAGGCTCGATAGTATGGCGACGTAAGGCTCGATAGTATGGCGACGTAAGGCCCCGGAAGTGAGGAGTGATTGCGACTAAAAAACCTTCTCGATTTTGAAGATGTAGAAGGTTTGATTGTATATGTAAGCAGTGGAGAATACTTGCCCTGATAGGCAAAACGATAATAAACAGATACAACTATATGCGAATACATTTAAAGATTATGGCATCAAAGCAAGGTATACCCGTTATGAACCAGCCGTTGCTATATAAAAAAAGGAAACCTGAATAGGTTTCCTTATAATCCACTCTGATACGATTAGATTAATCAATTACATATATATTTCAATTCCTTCGAATGGTTACATTGGCAAAGATATGATTAAGGAGGTAATAAATCAAATTAACTAATTATTTTAATCTATAACTTATATTGGAATATTTCTTTATATTTGCAGAATATAAAATATATGATATGGATAGTTATAAGGTTTTTATGAATTTTGATCACCATCTTATGGATGAAAGCGAATTGGATAATTACATTAAGGATTGGATTAGGCTACTTTCTATGCAAGGATATTTTGCAAGCCAGATCATTCAGATTATTTTTGATGGTCCTCATTTTAGGTCCTCATTTCTCAATGAAGATATATACAGACGTATTAGGACGTCATTTGAGCAAAGGTTAACAAATGATCCTAATCGTTAGTTTTTTGATATATAATTAAGGTAGTTGCTTTTTAGACTAAATGGAGTTAATAAACCAAACATATGCGAATACATTTAAAGATTAAGGCACCAAAGCAAGGTATACCCGTTATGCACCAGCCGTTGCTTACGGGAACAATTCACAAGTGGATAGGTGATAACAACACTGTGCATGGAGAATTAGCTCTGTTTTCATATTCATGGTTGAATGGAGGTAAGTTTAAGAATGGAATGCTGCACTTTGATAGCGAATGCAACCTTTTTATAAGCAGCTACGATAATGAGTTAGTAGGACAGCTGATAAAAGGGATACAGCACGATTCGTCAATGTTTGGTGGATTAGAGGTGAAAGAGATTTGCCTTGAGCCTGAGCCTGATTTCTCTGATAAAGATCGTTTCGATATAGCGAGCCCAATCTTTATTAAGCGACGGATTGAATCCTCAATTCAGCATATTCTCTATACCGATCCACTGGCGGGAGTATATCTGGTTGAAACACTGCGAAAAAAGATGGAAAAGGTAGGGCTAGTAGATGATACGCTTAAAATAGCGTTTGACTTAAGTTACCCTAAGGCAGGAACCAAATTAGTACATTACAATGGTGTTGAAAACAAGGCCAGCTGGTGCCCCATAATAATTGAAGGAAAACCAGACACAAAGGGCTTTGCTTGGAACGTAGGGCTAGGAAATTCAACAGGCATTGGATTAGGGGCAATAAAGTAAAACCAATCCTTCAAGGTTTTCAACACTTGAAGTTTATAAAGCAGCAGCAATGTTATATATCGTAAAATATTCAGGTCCTTTTGGGTTTATAAAGCCTTGGACTGCCGTTCGCGATAGCGAAACTTATAGCCAACAGTTTTTGACACCTTCCATATTAGCAGGTATAGAGCGAAAACTTTTCCCTGAGTTGTTGGAGAAAGAGTTTGGAATATATAAGGTGAAACGACATCGGTTATCTTATTCGGGAATATCGCAGCAGCAAGAGCAAATACAGCCTCGCGGCTGGAATGCCAAAGGTACCGTCAATAACCGAACCTACGAGCGGCCCTATGCCATACTTGTACGGGGGGTCTTGATTAACCCAGTGCTATGGCTTGCTTTTGAAAGTTATGATGATGCTCAAATTGCATCTTGCCAGCATATTTGTCTTGCTCGAAATGAGGATATGCTATACCCCGATGAGGAGATTCTTGAGGTTGAGGAGAATGAGTTTAATACGAAT from Williamwhitmania taraxaci includes the following:
- a CDS encoding DNA-binding domain-containing protein, translating into MPLRYALFENHLTSESDDFMAVVQFYESKTQDDVINLMISRGSTVTRAEALSVMEEYGLATEQLLKEGYGINTPLFNLSPSIQGVFNGSDDSFDRSRHTVRVNITPGLRIKGVVGSISVEKVKGATPKPDPEYLDDKGSGTRNDILTPGNIAVLKGSRLKYDEADPKQGIFFIASNGTETRVTTVSRNKPAEIDFLIPTLPQGEYSVEVRVLFKNTKELRIGWINSNLTVK
- the cas6 gene encoding CRISPR-associated endoribonuclease Cas6, which encodes MRIHLKIKAPKQGIPVMHQPLLTGTIHKWIGDNNTVHGELALFSYSWLNGGKFKNGMLHFDSECNLFISSYDNELVGQLIKGIQHDSSMFGGLEVKEICLEPEPDFSDKDRFDIASPIFIKRRIESSIQHILYTDPLAGVYLVETLRKKMEKVGLVDDTLKIAFDLSYPKAGTKLVHYNGVENKASWCPIIIEGKPDTKGFAWNVGLGNSTGIGLGAIK